The following proteins are encoded in a genomic region of Syntrophorhabdales bacterium:
- a CDS encoding CoB--CoM heterodisulfide reductase iron-sulfur subunit A family protein — protein sequence MEKQLAEKEEVEQLPESLPESRTGDVMVVGAGISGIQAALDLAETGLKVYLVEKSPALGGHMAQLDKTFPTNDCSMCIESPKFIECSRHPNIEILTYTEVERVEGEAGEFNVTLVEKPRYIDAEQCTGCGVCVEYCPVKVEDEYNQNLSLNKAVHIYFSQAVPLVTYIDREKCSFLKEERCQICAGVCKNSAIDLYQKPRRMELEVGAIILSPGFDVFDPKLRNDYGYGTMENVVTSLDYERILCATGPYEGEIRRTSDKKHPHKIAWIQCVGSRQVIEGGNSYCSAVCCAYTQKQVILTKDHDADAECTIFHNDVRAFGKDFERFYQRTENLPGVRFIRSYVSIGNENPENKNVSIRYSTYEDGVKEEEFDLVVLSVGLNPPEDAKKMADTFGIELTPQGFCKTNPVNPIETSRPGIFMSGAFQGPIDIPESVMSASGAEALCGQLLAYRRGDLALAREYPEERDVTGENPRVGVFVCHCGANIGRVVNVPSVVEYAKGLKNVVHAQEALFACSTDTAKRIATTIREKGLNRVVVAACTPRTHEPLFRDTLREGGINPYFFDMANIREHCSWVHSREPALATEKAKDIVRMTVARSTLSKPLKELEVSVDKRALVIGGGVAGMTSAMSLAGQGFEVYLLEKESDLGGMARRIYYTLEGLDVQTYLHDLVRKVYKHPAIHVITDAAITEVSGYVGNFTTTVKADWMTKEIHHGIVILAVGAEEYKPSEYLCGKDDRVMTQLELEEKIADDDEKVINSQSLVMIQCVGCRDEERNYCSRICCGHAIKNALKLKEKNPDMDMYVLFRDMRTYGLKEDYYREAANKGVRFIRYEPQDKPQVKAGKAEDGRSVLKVTVTDPVLGKQLELDADTLVLSAATIPSGSIQELSKLFKAPLNPDGFFQEAHAKLRPVDFASSGVFLCGTAHYPKHISEAVSQAYGAAGRAATILSKDKLATDATIAQIIEDKCVGCQGCIEVCPYGAISYDEKKEKCFVNPILCKGCGGCAATCPSASIRLEGFRHDQIYAQLDEAFA from the coding sequence GTGGAAAAACAACTAGCCGAAAAAGAAGAAGTTGAGCAGCTTCCCGAGAGTCTACCAGAGAGCCGTACCGGTGACGTCATGGTTGTCGGCGCGGGTATCAGCGGCATCCAGGCCGCCCTCGATCTGGCTGAGACAGGGCTGAAGGTGTACCTGGTTGAAAAATCACCCGCTCTCGGCGGCCATATGGCCCAGCTCGACAAGACCTTTCCCACCAATGACTGTTCCATGTGCATTGAATCTCCGAAATTCATTGAATGCAGCAGGCACCCCAATATAGAAATCCTGACCTATACCGAGGTTGAAAGGGTGGAAGGGGAAGCGGGCGAATTCAACGTCACCCTGGTTGAGAAGCCCCGGTACATTGATGCGGAGCAGTGCACGGGCTGCGGTGTCTGTGTAGAGTACTGTCCGGTCAAGGTCGAGGACGAGTACAATCAGAATTTATCGTTGAACAAAGCTGTCCACATATATTTTTCCCAGGCGGTTCCTCTTGTCACCTACATAGACCGGGAAAAATGCTCTTTCCTTAAGGAGGAGAGATGTCAGATCTGCGCGGGTGTGTGCAAGAACAGCGCTATTGACCTTTACCAGAAACCGCGCAGAATGGAACTAGAGGTGGGAGCGATAATTCTGTCTCCCGGCTTTGATGTGTTCGATCCCAAGCTTCGGAACGACTATGGCTACGGAACCATGGAAAACGTGGTCACCAGTCTCGATTACGAACGGATACTCTGCGCCACCGGACCATACGAAGGTGAGATACGGCGTACTTCAGACAAAAAGCATCCCCACAAAATAGCCTGGATCCAGTGTGTCGGATCCCGGCAGGTGATTGAAGGAGGCAACAGCTATTGTTCGGCAGTGTGCTGCGCCTATACCCAAAAACAGGTCATTCTGACAAAAGACCATGACGCAGACGCTGAATGCACGATATTCCATAACGACGTTCGCGCGTTCGGCAAGGATTTCGAACGATTCTACCAGAGGACAGAGAACCTTCCCGGCGTCCGCTTCATACGAAGCTATGTCTCAATCGGCAACGAGAACCCGGAGAATAAGAACGTCTCAATCCGGTACTCGACATATGAAGACGGGGTAAAGGAAGAGGAGTTCGATCTTGTTGTTTTGTCCGTAGGCCTGAACCCGCCGGAGGATGCGAAGAAGATGGCCGACACGTTCGGCATTGAACTGACCCCTCAAGGGTTCTGCAAAACTAATCCCGTCAATCCGATCGAGACCTCACGTCCCGGAATTTTTATGAGCGGAGCTTTCCAGGGTCCTATTGATATTCCCGAATCGGTTATGAGCGCCAGCGGTGCTGAAGCGCTGTGCGGTCAACTGCTTGCTTACAGGCGAGGAGATCTGGCGTTGGCGAGGGAATATCCCGAGGAGCGAGATGTGACCGGGGAGAATCCCCGGGTAGGCGTCTTCGTCTGTCATTGCGGCGCTAACATCGGGAGGGTGGTAAACGTTCCCTCGGTGGTAGAATACGCCAAAGGATTGAAAAATGTGGTCCACGCACAGGAAGCACTTTTTGCCTGCTCCACAGACACTGCCAAGAGAATAGCTACGACAATCCGCGAGAAGGGACTCAATCGGGTGGTGGTCGCGGCCTGCACGCCGCGTACGCACGAACCGCTGTTTAGAGACACGCTCCGGGAAGGTGGAATCAACCCGTACTTCTTTGACATGGCCAATATCAGGGAGCATTGCTCCTGGGTACATTCCCGGGAACCAGCCCTTGCAACCGAGAAAGCAAAAGATATTGTCCGCATGACCGTGGCCCGCTCCACTCTCTCAAAGCCCCTCAAGGAACTTGAAGTCTCTGTGGACAAGAGAGCCCTGGTCATCGGAGGAGGGGTGGCCGGTATGACCAGTGCCATGAGTCTGGCGGGTCAGGGATTCGAGGTCTACCTGTTGGAAAAAGAATCGGACCTTGGAGGCATGGCCAGAAGAATTTATTATACGCTGGAGGGTCTGGATGTTCAGACATATCTCCATGATCTTGTCCGCAAGGTCTATAAACACCCGGCAATCCACGTGATTACCGATGCAGCCATCACTGAGGTCTCCGGCTATGTGGGAAACTTTACGACCACAGTGAAGGCCGATTGGATGACGAAAGAGATTCATCATGGCATAGTCATCCTCGCAGTCGGTGCAGAAGAATATAAGCCCAGCGAGTATCTGTGCGGAAAAGACGACAGGGTAATGACCCAGCTGGAACTGGAGGAGAAGATCGCCGATGACGACGAAAAGGTGATCAACTCACAAAGCCTGGTGATGATACAGTGTGTCGGCTGCAGGGATGAAGAGAGAAACTATTGCAGCCGGATATGCTGCGGCCATGCGATAAAGAATGCGCTGAAGCTGAAGGAAAAAAATCCCGACATGGATATGTATGTTCTTTTCCGCGACATGAGGACCTATGGCCTCAAAGAGGATTACTACCGCGAAGCTGCAAACAAAGGCGTAAGGTTTATCCGCTACGAGCCGCAGGACAAACCGCAGGTGAAAGCGGGAAAAGCGGAGGATGGTCGTTCTGTTCTCAAAGTCACAGTAACCGATCCTGTTCTGGGAAAGCAACTCGAACTGGATGCTGATACGCTGGTTCTGTCAGCCGCCACGATTCCTTCAGGGTCAATTCAGGAACTGTCCAAACTGTTCAAAGCGCCCCTCAACCCTGACGGTTTCTTCCAGGAAGCCCACGCAAAATTAAGACCTGTTGACTTTGCATCAAGCGGGGTCTTCCTTTGCGGTACAGCGCACTATCCCAAGCACATATCGGAAGCCGTCAGCCAGGCGTATGGCGCTGCAGGAAGGGCAGCAACGATTCTGTCCAAGGATAAGCTGGCGACTGATGCGACAATCGCACAGATCATAGAAGACAAGTGTGTCGGCTGTCAGGGCTGCATAGAGGTATGCCCCTACGGCGCTATTTCGTATGACGAGAAAAAGGAAAAATGTTTCGTCAACCCCATTCTGTGCAAAGGCTGCGGAGGATGTGCGGCAACCTGCCCTTCCGCGAGCATACGACTGGAAGGGTTCCGGCACGATCAGATATACGCACAGCTGGATGAGGCCTTTG